The genomic stretch TTATCAAGTGAATTTAAGTTAAAATGTATGGATAATGATTATGATTTGAGGAATTAAAACCATATTCAGTGATTATTGAATCATAAGTATTAGATTAGCATAGTACTTGAAAGTGTAAACCCCAAATATGACAAGAAAAAGTAGTGTCTTTGATATGATAGGTCCCGTGATGATAGGCCCATCTTCATCTCATACGGCAGGTGTAGTGCGCATTGCAAGGGCCGCAATCAAGGTGTTGGGCGGAATTCCTGATGAGGCCGTGATAACCTTCTACAATTCTTTTGCCCGGACGTATGAAGGTCATGGCAGTGATAAGGCCATCATAGGAGGTCTTATGGATATGAAAACTGACGATGCTCGGATAAAACAGGCCTTTGAGCTTGCTGAAGAGCGTGGATTGACTTATATTTTTAAGTCAATCGGTAATGCTTCGGTATTTCATCCCAATACGATCAAGCTAAACCTGGCCAGGGGAGATAGGAAAGTAGAAGTGATCGGAGAAAGTTTGGGCGGCGGACTGATCAATATAAAATCCATCGATGGATTTCACGCTGAATTTTCCGCACAAGAACATACGCTGATCATTAAGGCGAATGATGTCTCGGGAGCAATTGCGTTTATTACCAGTATTTTGGCACAGGAACAAGCCAATATCGCGACGATGTCCGTATCAAGAAAGGGTAAGCGTGATATGGCCTGTCATGTTATAGAGATGGATTCTGGCCTCAATGCCATTACCATTAAGTATTTAGAGAGTATCAGTTGGATTCATGAATTAATTTACATTCCGGATATTGACCTATAGTTATACATTATGATGAAAAGATTTTTTACTGCAGTTGTTTTCACTTGCGGTTTTTTGGGTGCGTTGCACGCACAGGATATTTCTTCCATGTCCTTGGAAGAATGTATCCAGATTGGACTTGAAAACAATTTGGAGCTGCAGCGGAGCCTGCTTAACCAGACGAACAATGAAACCAATCTAAGGGAAACGAAGCTCAGGCGCTATCCTTCCTTATCTGCTTCCTCCTCCTATCGCTATAACTGGGGTAGATCCATTAACCCGGTGACGTCCGTGGCATCATTGGTGGATTTTGGGAGTGCAGGGCTAAATGCTTCCACCAACATGACCTTATATGCTGGAGGACAGATCAATAATTCGATCCAACAAGCCAAAAAAGACCTGGAAGCTGGTGAAAAGAATGTGGAGGCCGCAAGAAACAATATTACATTAAACATCGTCAACTTGTTCGTAAACGTGGTGTTTGCAAAAGAGCAAGTAGGTGTGGCCGAATCACAATTGGAGGTAACCAGTCAGCAGTTGGAAAGAACCCAAAAGCTTGTGGAA from Echinicola soli encodes the following:
- the sdaAB gene encoding L-serine ammonia-lyase, iron-sulfur-dependent subunit beta, producing MTRKSSVFDMIGPVMIGPSSSHTAGVVRIARAAIKVLGGIPDEAVITFYNSFARTYEGHGSDKAIIGGLMDMKTDDARIKQAFELAEERGLTYIFKSIGNASVFHPNTIKLNLARGDRKVEVIGESLGGGLINIKSIDGFHAEFSAQEHTLIIKANDVSGAIAFITSILAQEQANIATMSVSRKGKRDMACHVIEMDSGLNAITIKYLESISWIHELIYIPDIDL